The window CCGGCAGCGCCGATTATCCGGTCCTTTCGCAGGTACTCGCCAAGTTCGTCGGCAGCGCCGTCAAGGACGCTGGCCTCGCGGAAACTGTTGCACGAAGCTTCGGGATCGCGCCGACCACCGCTGGTGGGTGACATGGCTGGCGACACGGAGGCTCGCCTCCGGCGCATCGAGGACCGGTTTGCCATCGCCGATCTCGAGGCCGATTATGCGGCGCTGTGGGATTTTGGCGATGCCGAGGGCTGGAGCCGCCTCTATGTCGAGGACGGCCGCTTCGAGATCGTTGAAGCCGGCGCGATGCCGGCGGTGAAGCTCGTTGGCCGATCCGAACTGCAAGCCTTCTGCGCCGACATTTCGAAGCAGTGGACAGGACTTCATTTCATGCATCCGCCGCGGGTCGACATCGGCGACGGCGACGCGACGTCGCTCATATTCTTCGAGTTCCGGCATTTGCGCACCGGCGGCGATGGCCACGTCCGGCAGGGTCTTGTCGGCGGTTTCTACCGCACTTGTTATGTGCGAACGATGGAGGGCTGGCGCATCAGCTCGCGCGTCGAGCATCCCGTCTTCGAGAATGGGAGCAACAGCTACAATTTTCGCTAGTGCCCGCCGCGCCTTAGTGCCCGCTGCCGTCTGGGGCCTTAGTGGCCGCTACCGCTCAGCGCCTTGACGATATCGTCGGCCATCTTCTTGGCATCGCCGAGCAGCATCATCGTCTGGTCCATGTAAAAGACGTCGTTGTCGACGCCGGCATAGCCGACCCCGCCCATCGAGCGCTTCACGAACAGCACCGTCTTGGCATTGGCGACGTCGAGGATCGGCATGCCGTAGATCGGCGACGACTTGTCGGTCTTCGCCGCGGGGTTGGTCACGTCGTTGGCGCCGATGACGAAGGCTACGTCGCATTGCGCGAACTCGCCATTGATGTCCTCGAGCTCGAACACCTCGTCATAGGGCACGTTCGCTTCGGCCAGCAGGACGTTCATATGGCCGGGCATACGGCCCGCGACCGGATGGATCGCATATTTGACGTTCACGCCCTCTTTCTTGAGCTGGTCGGCCATTTCGCGGAGTGCATGCTGCGCCTGCGCGACCGCCATGCCGTAACCGGGGACGATGATGACATTTTCGGCCTGGCTCATCAGGAAGGCGGCATCGTCGGGGCTGCCCGGCTTCCACGGGCGCTGTTCCTTCGACCCGCCCGAGCTTGCTGCGGCATCGTCGCCGCCGAAACCGCCCGCGATCACGCTGATGAAGCTGCGGTTCATCGCGCGGCACATGATGTACGACAGGATCGCACCCGACGAGCCGACGAGTGCGCCGGTGATGATCATCGCGGTGTTGCCGAGCGTAAAGCCCATCGCCGCCGCAGCCCAGCCCGAATAGCTGTTCAGCATCGACACGACGACGGGCATGTCGGCGCCGCCGATCGGGATGATCAGCAGGAAGCCGATCGCGAAGCTGAGGCCCGTGATCGTCCAGAACACCCAGGGCGACTGGTCCTGCGTGAAATAGGCGGTCAGCGCGACAATCGCGGCGAGCGTGCCGAGGTTGATGATATGCCGTCCGGGCAGCATGATCGGCGAACCCGACATATTGCCGTTGAGCTTGAGGAAGGCGATGACCGAGCCCGAAAAGGTGATCGCGCCGATCGCGATGCCGAGGCCCATTTCGACACGGCTGACGACATGGATCTGCCCCGCGGCATCGGCGATGCCGAAAGCGACGGGATTGAGATAGGCGGCGGCCGCCACCGCGACCGCGGCGAGACCGACAAGGCTGTGGAACGCCGCGACGAGCTGCGGCATCGCGGTCATCGCGATCCTGCGCGCCATCAAGATGCCGATCACGGCGCCGATGCCGATGGCCGCGAGGATTTCGACCAGCCCGACCGTATCGAGGAGCCCGTCGGCGGTCGCCGGCGCGTGGGTGAGCAGCGTGGTCACGACCGCGATCAGCATGCCCGCCATACCGAAGCGGTTACCGGCCTGCGCCGTCGCCGGGCTCGACAGCCCGCGCAGCGCGAGGATGAACAGGACGCCCGCTACCAGATAGGCAACCGCCGCCCAGGGATTGACCGCGAGGCCATGGCCGCCGGTCGCGGCGGAAAGGATCGACTGAAACTCCATCTCAGCGCTCCTTCTTCTTGTACATCGCGAGCATGCGCGCGGTGACCGCGAAGCCGCCGAAGATATTGATGCTGGCCATCACGACCGCAGCGAGGCCGAGCCATTTCGACGAGGCCGATCCCGCAGCGGCGCTGGCGATCAGTGCGCCGACGATGATCACCGACGAAATCGCGTTGGTGACGCTCATCAGCGGCGTGTGCAGCGCCGGAGTCACCGACCAGACGACGAAATAGCCGACAAAGCATGCCAGGACGAAAATCGAGAATATTGCGATGAAATCCATCACTTGCTTCCCGAAACTCGGCGCGGCGAAGGGGCGCCATCGCCGATCCGCAAAGCTTCGATCTCCGCTTGGCGAATATAGTCCCTGAAGCCCTCCAGAATGGCTTCGCTGTTTCGCTCCGAGCTATCGAAACCATCGGCCGCGCCGGGCGGGGGAGCCTCGTACCCGATCAGGAAAACGACGAGAACGAAAATCGCGAGAAGTCCGATACCGAACAATATGGCAGTCATGTCATCAGCCTTTCGTGAACGATTCTGCCGCTCTGCGTCAGTCGAACGGCGGTCCCGATTTCCTCGTCAAGCACGGGCTTGCCCGCTTCCTTGTCCCAGAAGGCCGACAGGAAGTTGAACAGGTTGCGGCTGAACAGCGCGCTGGTGTCGGCGGGCATCAGCGCGGCGATATTCTTCGCGCCGATCACGGTGACGCCGTGGATCTTCTTCGCCTCGCCCGAAACCACGCCCTCGACATTGCCGCCGCTTTCGGCCGCCATGTCGACGATCACGCTGCCGGTGCGCATAGTCGCGAGTTGCGCGTCCGAAATCAGCCGCGGCGCGGGGCGCCCCGGGATCAGCGCGGTGGTGATGACGATGTCCTGCTTGGCGATGTGCGACGACACGAGTTCGGCCTGCGCCGCCTTATATTCGTCGGACATTTCGGTGGCATAGCCACCCGCGCCCTCACCCTCGATGCCGGCGACGGCCTCGACGAAGATCGGCTTGGCGCCGAGCGACATGATCTGTTCCTTGGTCGCCGAACGCACGTCGGTCGCGCTGACCTGTGCCCCCAGCCGGCGCGCGGTCGCGATCGCCTGAAGCCCGGCGACGCCGACGCCCATCACGAACGCCTTGGCGGCGCTGACGGTGCCCGCCGCGGTCATCATCATCGGGAAGGCACGGCCATAGGCGTTGGCGGCGATCAGCACCGCCTTGTAGCCCGCAAGGTTCGCCTGGCTCGACAAGATGTCCATCGACTGCGCGCGCGTGATGCGCGGCATGAATTCCACCGCCAGCGCTTCGAGCCCAAGCTTGGCATATTCGTCGACGCGTGCACGCTCGCCGAACGGGTTGAGGCCCGCCGCCAGCCAGGCGCCGTCGGCAAAGCCCTTCAGCCCCTTGGGATCGGGTCCCTGAATGCCGAGGATGATGTTCGCGCTTTTCAGCACATCGGCGCGCGAGGCAACGCTCGCACCCGCGGCGGCATAATCGGCGTCAGCGATCGACGCCTGCTCCCCTGCCCCGGCTTCAACGGCAACTTCAGCACCCAGCCCGATGAATTTCTTCACGGTTTCCGGGGTCGCGGCGACGCGGGTCTCGCCGGGGGCGAGCTCCTTCAAGACAGCGATGCGCATCTTCGGCGAGCCTCCCAACTCGTCCTGCCCCGGTTGGCGACGCCCGCTTTCGCAAGACGTGCACCACCGGTCGCGGCAGGTTTCAGAACTTCAAGGAAACCTGCCCGACGATCTCGCGCGGACGGCCCTGACGGGCGGAAATGGCGGGCGTATAATTGGCGGTCCCGACATAGTAATTCTTGTCGGACAGGTTCGAGGCGATGAGGCTCATCCCCCAGCGATCGTCGGCGCTCGTCCATCCGATGCGGGCATTGAGAAGGCTGTACCCCTTCTGCTGCTCGGGATATCCCGAAACGCCATTCACGCCATCATTGGCTGCCGTGAAGAAGACCCGCGACTGGAGATGGACATCGGCGCCTGCGTTGAGACGCCCCGCTCCGCTAAGATCGAATTCGTAGCTGCCACCGAGCGTGGCCGACCATTTGGGAGCATTGTTGAGCCGCATTCCCGACGCATCGAAGCTTCCGAACGTCGGGACGAACGCGTTGAGATATTCGCGGTAGCGCGCGTCGAGATAGGCAAGATTGGCATGCAGGGTCAGCCCGCCCGCCGGCTTGGCTACGAACTCCGCCTCGATGCCCTTGACCCGTGCGGTCGCTGCATTCTGCGTGCGGGCGCCGAACGAGGCCCCGTTCTGTACGAAACTTTGCACCTGAAGGTCGGTATAGTCGTAGTAGAAGGCCGTAAGATTGGCGCGAAGGCGGCGATCGAGCCAGTCGCTCTTGACCCCGATCTCGTAGGACCAGAGTTTCTCGGGTCCATAGCCCGCCGAGGCGTCGGCGGCGTTG is drawn from Sphingopyxis sp. OPL5 and contains these coding sequences:
- a CDS encoding NAD(P) transhydrogenase subunit alpha, which encodes MRIAVLKELAPGETRVAATPETVKKFIGLGAEVAVEAGAGEQASIADADYAAAGASVASRADVLKSANIILGIQGPDPKGLKGFADGAWLAAGLNPFGERARVDEYAKLGLEALAVEFMPRITRAQSMDILSSQANLAGYKAVLIAANAYGRAFPMMMTAAGTVSAAKAFVMGVGVAGLQAIATARRLGAQVSATDVRSATKEQIMSLGAKPIFVEAVAGIEGEGAGGYATEMSDEYKAAQAELVSSHIAKQDIVITTALIPGRPAPRLISDAQLATMRTGSVIVDMAAESGGNVEGVVSGEAKKIHGVTVIGAKNIAALMPADTSALFSRNLFNFLSAFWDKEAGKPVLDEEIGTAVRLTQSGRIVHERLMT
- a CDS encoding NAD(P)(+) transhydrogenase (Re/Si-specific) subunit beta, with protein sequence MEFQSILSAATGGHGLAVNPWAAVAYLVAGVLFILALRGLSSPATAQAGNRFGMAGMLIAVVTTLLTHAPATADGLLDTVGLVEILAAIGIGAVIGILMARRIAMTAMPQLVAAFHSLVGLAAVAVAAAAYLNPVAFGIADAAGQIHVVSRVEMGLGIAIGAITFSGSVIAFLKLNGNMSGSPIMLPGRHIINLGTLAAIVALTAYFTQDQSPWVFWTITGLSFAIGFLLIIPIGGADMPVVVSMLNSYSGWAAAAMGFTLGNTAMIITGALVGSSGAILSYIMCRAMNRSFISVIAGGFGGDDAAASSGGSKEQRPWKPGSPDDAAFLMSQAENVIIVPGYGMAVAQAQHALREMADQLKKEGVNVKYAIHPVAGRMPGHMNVLLAEANVPYDEVFELEDINGEFAQCDVAFVIGANDVTNPAAKTDKSSPIYGMPILDVANAKTVLFVKRSMGGVGYAGVDNDVFYMDQTMMLLGDAKKMADDIVKALSGSGH
- a CDS encoding proton-translocating transhydrogenase family protein, which translates into the protein MDFIAIFSIFVLACFVGYFVVWSVTPALHTPLMSVTNAISSVIIVGALIASAAAGSASSKWLGLAAVVMASINIFGGFAVTARMLAMYKKKER
- a CDS encoding nuclear transport factor 2 family protein, coding for MAGDTEARLRRIEDRFAIADLEADYAALWDFGDAEGWSRLYVEDGRFEIVEAGAMPAVKLVGRSELQAFCADISKQWTGLHFMHPPRVDIGDGDATSLIFFEFRHLRTGGDGHVRQGLVGGFYRTCYVRTMEGWRISSRVEHPVFENGSNSYNFR